A window of Paraburkholderia bryophila contains these coding sequences:
- a CDS encoding CHAD domain-containing protein produces the protein MNREHRKMDKHVAESKPGGAEPSAQAAFTAYAEPLVDEAIEEGKAVREDASPEALHKFRVSLRRLRSLWWAFQPLLEQAENTRQRALYKYLATAAGKTRDWDILGELLSRRKSAASGLAPGLQQARDDALATSRETLSNADVKHLLREALSSAAKELNTAPERVPLQEFANQRVAASERALKKRMKRARRAKRANYTAFHDVRKEGKKLRYLLEFFAPVLSGGHKRTLKRLKQIQKRFGTLNDIVASEMLLRDNAALLADTGDTDAALHWLKKERKRRMRSAASLLRNH, from the coding sequence ATGAACCGCGAGCACCGGAAAATGGACAAGCACGTCGCCGAGAGCAAACCGGGCGGCGCGGAACCTTCGGCGCAGGCCGCGTTCACGGCCTACGCCGAGCCGCTCGTCGACGAAGCGATCGAAGAGGGCAAAGCGGTTCGCGAGGACGCCTCGCCCGAAGCGCTGCACAAGTTTCGCGTGTCGCTGCGGCGTCTGCGTTCTCTTTGGTGGGCCTTCCAGCCCTTGCTGGAGCAAGCCGAGAACACGCGGCAACGCGCGCTATATAAGTACCTGGCCACGGCCGCCGGCAAGACGCGCGACTGGGACATCCTGGGCGAGTTACTGAGCCGCAGGAAAAGCGCCGCGAGCGGCCTCGCGCCCGGGCTTCAGCAAGCACGTGACGACGCCCTGGCCACTAGCCGGGAAACGCTGTCGAATGCGGACGTCAAGCATTTGCTGCGCGAGGCGCTGAGCAGCGCCGCCAAGGAATTGAATACCGCGCCCGAGCGCGTGCCGCTGCAAGAGTTCGCCAATCAACGCGTGGCGGCTTCGGAGCGCGCCTTGAAAAAGCGCATGAAGCGCGCGCGCCGGGCGAAGCGTGCCAACTACACGGCCTTTCACGATGTCAGAAAGGAAGGCAAGAAACTGCGCTATTTGCTGGAGTTTTTCGCGCCGGTCTTGAGCGGCGGCCATAAGCGCACGCTCAAGCGTTTAAAACAGATTCAGAAACGCTTCGGGACGCTAAACGATATCGTCGCCAGCGAAATGCTGCTGCGTGACAACGCCGCATTGCTCGCCGACACGGGCGACACCGACGCGGCGCTTCACTGGCTGAAGAAAGAGCGCAAACGGCGCATGCGCTCGGCCGCCAGTCTGCTGCGCAATCACTGA
- a CDS encoding inorganic phosphate transporter: MPELSYPQPGTAAKGRNLSLLIFFAVIAIGAAYCAMHLVDDLQPVRESSVLPYLLLGVALLIALGFEFVNGFHDTANAVATVIYTHSLAPNLAVVWSGTWNFLGVLTSTGAVAFGVLQLLPVELILQVGSSAGFAMVFALLIAAIIWNLGTWYFGLPSSSSHTLIGSIIGVGLMNQLMHGANGTSGVDWNQALGVGKSLLFSPLVGFLASALLLLILKAVVRIPALYAEPKGKEPPPFWIRSLLILTCTGVSFAHGSNDGQKGMGLIMLILIGTVPTAYALNKAVTPAETQTYLAVAQHASVTLGKYTQGAAPSTNPRGDVEAYVRTRQLAPATLPALQQLTEQIGQQVGQSGSMGSVPQGIVDNVRNNMYVASEAIRLMEKAKQPAFAPEDAKAIDNFKSQTDHATKFIPTWVKVAVAIALGLGTMVGWKRIVVTVGEKIGKQHLTYGQGASAEVVAMLTIGAADMYGLPVSTTHVLSSGVAGTMAANGSGLQWGTVRSLILAWVLTLPVSIALAGGLYWVFRMVF; this comes from the coding sequence ATGCCGGAACTTTCGTATCCGCAACCGGGCACCGCTGCTAAAGGCCGCAATCTCAGCCTCCTCATCTTCTTCGCGGTTATCGCTATCGGCGCTGCTTACTGCGCCATGCATCTGGTGGACGATCTGCAACCGGTCCGCGAGAGTTCGGTTCTACCGTATCTGCTCCTCGGCGTGGCGCTGCTGATCGCGCTCGGCTTCGAATTCGTCAATGGTTTCCATGACACCGCCAACGCGGTCGCCACGGTGATCTACACGCATTCGCTCGCACCGAACCTCGCGGTGGTGTGGTCGGGTACGTGGAATTTCCTCGGCGTGCTGACCTCGACCGGCGCGGTCGCGTTCGGCGTGCTGCAACTGCTGCCTGTCGAACTGATCTTGCAGGTGGGCAGCAGCGCCGGTTTCGCGATGGTCTTCGCGCTGCTGATCGCCGCAATCATCTGGAACCTCGGCACGTGGTATTTCGGGCTGCCGTCGTCGAGCTCGCACACGCTAATCGGCTCGATCATCGGCGTTGGTCTGATGAATCAGTTGATGCACGGCGCGAACGGCACGAGCGGCGTGGACTGGAATCAGGCGCTCGGCGTCGGCAAGTCGCTGCTGTTTTCGCCGCTGGTGGGCTTTCTCGCGTCGGCGTTGCTGCTGCTGATTCTGAAAGCCGTGGTGCGGATTCCCGCGCTGTATGCCGAACCGAAGGGCAAAGAACCGCCGCCGTTCTGGATTCGCAGCCTGCTGATTCTGACCTGCACGGGCGTGTCGTTCGCGCATGGTTCGAACGATGGTCAGAAGGGCATGGGCCTCATCATGCTGATCCTGATCGGCACGGTGCCGACCGCGTATGCGCTGAACAAGGCGGTCACGCCGGCGGAAACGCAAACGTACCTGGCGGTCGCGCAACACGCGTCGGTCACGCTCGGCAAATACACGCAAGGCGCCGCGCCGTCCACCAATCCGCGCGGCGACGTCGAAGCCTATGTCCGCACCCGTCAGTTGGCGCCGGCTACCTTGCCGGCATTGCAGCAACTCACGGAGCAGATCGGTCAACAGGTTGGGCAATCGGGCTCGATGGGCTCGGTGCCGCAAGGTATCGTCGATAACGTGCGCAACAACATGTATGTGGCCTCCGAAGCCATCCGCCTGATGGAGAAGGCGAAACAACCGGCGTTCGCGCCGGAAGACGCCAAGGCCATCGACAACTTCAAGTCGCAAACCGATCACGCCACCAAGTTCATTCCGACGTGGGTGAAGGTCGCGGTGGCGATTGCACTGGGCCTCGGCACGATGGTCGGCTGGAAGCGGATTGTCGTGACGGTCGGCGAGAAGATCGGCAAGCAGCATCTGACGTATGGACAGGGGGCGTCGGCTGAAGTCGTCGCGATGCTGACGATCGGTGCGGCCGATATGTACGGTCTGCCGGTTTCGACAACGCACGTGTTGTCCTCGGGTGTGGCGGGCACGATGGCGGCTAACGGCTCCGGTTTGCAATGGGGCACCGTGCGCAGCCTGATCCTCGCGTGGGTGCTGA